TTCGCGACATCCCGCCGTTCCTCTGTCGGCGTCGAATGGGAGCTGATGCTCGCCGACGAGCGCACGGGTGATCTCGTCCCGCGCGCTCCGGAGATCCTTGCAGCCGTCGGCGGCGGAGCCGCCCTCGAGCGTCACACGATCACGGGCGAGCTGCTGACCAACACGATCGAGGTCACCAGTGGTGTCGGCGACACCGTGGCGGCGGTCATCGACGACATCGCCGACGCGATCGCCGAGATCCGTACCGCGACCGACCCGCGCGGCATTGCCCTGCTCTGCGCGGGCAGCCACCCGTTCGCGCAGTGGTACGAGCAGAGTGTCACCGACAAGACCCGATACCACAAGCTCATCGAACGCACGCAGTGGTGGGGGCGAAACATGATGATCTGGGGTATCCACGTCCACGTGGGTGTCGAGGACGTCAACAAGGTCTTCCCGATCATCGGAGCGCTCACCGCGTACCTCCCCCACCTCCAGGCACTGTCGGCGTCGAGTCCGTTCTGGGCTGGTGAGCGCACCGGGTACGCGTCCAATCGCGCGCTCGTGTTCCAGCAGCTTCCCACCGCCGGGCTGCCGTGGCCGCTGACGGAGTGGTCGCAGTACGAGGCGTACCTCGATGACATGGTGCGCACGGGTGTGATGGAGGACGCCACCGAGGTGCGATGGGACATCCGTCCGGCTCCGAAGTGGGGCACGATCGAGGTGCGCGCATGCGACGGCATGTCCACGCTGCCGGAGCTGGCAGCGGTGGCCGCGCTGGTCCAGGTCCTCGTCGAGCACTTCTCGCGCGAGCTGGATGCCGGACGCGAGCTGCCCACGCTGCAGCCGTGGTTCGTCCGGGAGAACAAATGGCGCGCGGCGCGCTACGGCACCCAGGCGCGCGTCATCGTCGACAGGGACGGCACGCAGCGCCCCGTGTCGGAGCACCTGCGCGAGACGATCGATGCCCTGGCCGACGTCGCCGGCGACCTGCACTGCGCTCGCGAGTTCGCCGGCGTCGGGACCATCCTCGACGAGGGCGGCAGCTCGGCGCGTCAGCTGTTGGTCGCCGATGCCGCCGACGGAGATCTTCGCGCCGTGGTCCACCACCTGATCAGAGAATTCCGGGCGGGCCCGACGCTGCACGAACATCTCGCCTCCCGCCTTCTCTGAGGGCGGCCGTCGGGCTCGCGCCGGCGCCGTGATCGGCTCCCGACAAGAGCAGGTCTCGGACAAGGGGCTTTCATATCCCGCCCGACGTAGAGTGACGTGGTGTCCGCCCGCAGGTTCCCCCCGATGATCGCGATTCGCGTTGCCGTCGCCGGCATCGCGGTGGTGACCATGGCGGGATGCAGCGCCTCGGCGCCGGGTCGGAGCGTTCCCGCGTCCCCGGCAGATTCACTGTCGGTGGCCGCGGTCGACGCCGCGACGCCGCCCCCGCGCGCCAGCGGCGGCGTCGTGGTCACGATCGGCGATTCGATCATGGCTGGTCTCGGTCTCGACGCCGACGAATCGTGGCCGGCTCTGGTCGCCCATGACACGGGCGCGGACATCTTGAACCTCGGATGCAGTGGTGCGGGGTTCACGATCACCGGCGACTGCGGCGATGACTATGCCGGTCTCGTTCAGCAGGCGATCGCCCTGCACCCCGCGGTCGTGCTCATCCAGTCCTCGGACAACGACAGCGGCGCCTCGCAGGATGACATCGACGCGTCGACGCGCGCGACGGTCGACGAGTTGCGCGCCGCACTGCCGGACGCGCAGCTGATCGGGATCGCGACGCTGTGGCATTTGGATTGGGATGAGCCCGACGCGATCGGGTGGTCCACCGATGCGCTGCAACGCGCCGT
The DNA window shown above is from Microbacterium laevaniformans and carries:
- a CDS encoding glutamate--cysteine ligase; amino-acid sequence: MTVPFATSRRSSVGVEWELMLADERTGDLVPRAPEILAAVGGGAALERHTITGELLTNTIEVTSGVGDTVAAVIDDIADAIAEIRTATDPRGIALLCAGSHPFAQWYEQSVTDKTRYHKLIERTQWWGRNMMIWGIHVHVGVEDVNKVFPIIGALTAYLPHLQALSASSPFWAGERTGYASNRALVFQQLPTAGLPWPLTEWSQYEAYLDDMVRTGVMEDATEVRWDIRPAPKWGTIEVRACDGMSTLPELAAVAALVQVLVEHFSRELDAGRELPTLQPWFVRENKWRAARYGTQARVIVDRDGTQRPVSEHLRETIDALADVAGDLHCAREFAGVGTILDEGGSSARQLLVADAADGDLRAVVHHLIREFRAGPTLHEHLASRLL
- a CDS encoding SGNH/GDSL hydrolase family protein, producing MIAIRVAVAGIAVVTMAGCSASAPGRSVPASPADSLSVAAVDAATPPPRASGGVVVTIGDSIMAGLGLDADESWPALVAHDTGADILNLGCSGAGFTITGDCGDDYAGLVQQAIALHPAVVLIQSSDNDSGASQDDIDASTRATVDELRAALPDAQLIGIATLWHLDWDEPDAIGWSTDALQRAVADDDGVFLSLGQPLRGRPELLQWDGEHPNSDGQIVLSDAVEAALDDAGIVL